One Chlorobaculum limnaeum genomic window carries:
- a CDS encoding lysophospholipid acyltransferase family protein — protein sequence MLKVRRSWAYTRWFGWYSRRQFRRHFHSLRVQMPPELPGMETSIPVIFYGNHAYWWDGFWSQLCTELYFRQNLYIIIEYAQLVKHQFFTRLGAFSIDRSNARSAIGTLDYAAECLTTSSARQNALWIFPQGRIEHVDKRPLVFFRGTAGIAQRVFKKRESIYLVSVVSRIEYLEEQKPELFLSFGSPELLKKSDWNGLDALTSFMQTATESHLDKVTQAVVERRLDGFDVVIRGSESINRRVEAFRSLSGKAHRAGE from the coding sequence ATGCTGAAGGTTCGCCGGAGCTGGGCATACACACGCTGGTTTGGATGGTACTCCCGCCGGCAGTTCAGGCGCCATTTCCACTCGCTCAGAGTGCAGATGCCGCCGGAGCTGCCGGGGATGGAGACCAGCATTCCGGTCATCTTCTACGGCAACCACGCCTACTGGTGGGACGGTTTCTGGTCGCAGCTCTGCACGGAGCTCTATTTTCGCCAGAATCTCTACATCATCATCGAGTACGCGCAGCTCGTCAAGCACCAGTTTTTCACCCGCCTCGGCGCATTCTCCATCGACCGCTCCAACGCCCGCAGCGCCATCGGCACGCTCGACTACGCTGCCGAGTGTTTGACTACGTCATCCGCCCGCCAGAACGCGCTCTGGATTTTTCCGCAGGGCCGTATTGAGCACGTGGACAAACGCCCGCTCGTATTTTTCCGGGGAACGGCGGGGATTGCCCAGCGTGTTTTCAAAAAGAGGGAATCGATTTACCTTGTTTCAGTTGTCAGCCGCATTGAATATCTTGAGGAGCAGAAACCAGAACTTTTCCTGTCCTTCGGGTCGCCGGAACTGCTGAAAAAATCTGACTGGAATGGGCTCGACGCCCTGACCTCGTTCATGCAGACGGCGACCGAATCCCATCTCGACAAGGTGACGCAAGCGGTGGTCGAGCGGCGTCTCGATGGCTTCGATGTGGTCATCCGCGGATCGGAGTCGATCAACCGCCGCGTCGAGGCGTTCCGGAGCCTCTCCGGAAAGGCCCACCGTGCAGGTGAGTGA
- a CDS encoding pyridoxal phosphate-dependent aminotransferase, whose translation MSAESFERFLSRRVLSMQESQTMKITGLAKKMQAEGKDIVSLSAGEPDFPTPENVCEAGVEAIRSGFTRYTANGGIPELKKAIIRKLKRDNDLDYAENEIIVSNGGKQTLANTFLALCDEGDEVIVPAPYWVSFPEMARLAGATPVIVETALESNYKMTPEQLAAAITPKTRVLVLNSPSNPSGAVYNEAEVRALMKVLEGKEIFVISDEMYDMICYGGVRPFSPARIPEMRPWVIVSNGTSKSYSMTGWRIGYLAAPKWIIDACDKIQSQTTSNANSIAQKAAVAALDGDQSIVEERRLEFEKRRDFMFRELNTIPGIECTLPEGAFYIFPSIKGLLGKTFGGKVMKDSADIAEYLLKDHYVATVPGDAFGAPENLRLSYAASIEELAEAVNRMRKAFA comes from the coding sequence ATGAGCGCAGAGAGCTTTGAACGATTCCTGAGCCGCCGGGTGCTGAGCATGCAGGAGTCGCAGACGATGAAGATCACGGGACTGGCCAAGAAGATGCAGGCCGAAGGGAAGGATATCGTGAGTCTGTCGGCGGGCGAGCCGGACTTTCCGACGCCTGAGAATGTGTGCGAGGCGGGCGTTGAGGCGATCCGTTCCGGTTTCACCCGATATACGGCAAATGGCGGAATTCCTGAGCTGAAAAAAGCGATCATCCGCAAGCTCAAACGCGATAACGACCTCGACTACGCCGAGAACGAAATCATCGTCAGCAACGGCGGCAAGCAGACCCTCGCCAACACCTTCCTCGCGCTGTGCGACGAGGGCGACGAGGTGATTGTACCTGCGCCCTACTGGGTGAGCTTCCCGGAGATGGCTCGCCTGGCCGGAGCGACGCCGGTGATCGTCGAGACCGCGCTTGAATCGAACTACAAGATGACGCCGGAGCAGCTTGCGGCGGCCATCACGCCGAAGACCAGGGTGCTCGTGCTCAACTCGCCGTCGAATCCCTCCGGCGCGGTTTACAACGAAGCCGAGGTGCGCGCGCTCATGAAGGTGCTCGAAGGCAAGGAGATTTTCGTCATCTCCGACGAGATGTACGATATGATCTGCTACGGCGGTGTGCGTCCCTTCTCGCCCGCGCGGATTCCGGAGATGAGGCCCTGGGTGATCGTTTCGAACGGCACCTCGAAGAGCTACTCCATGACCGGCTGGCGCATCGGCTACCTGGCCGCGCCGAAGTGGATCATCGACGCCTGCGACAAGATCCAGTCGCAGACCACCTCGAACGCCAACTCCATCGCGCAGAAGGCCGCCGTGGCTGCGCTCGATGGCGATCAGTCCATCGTCGAAGAGCGTCGCCTGGAGTTCGAGAAGCGCCGCGACTTCATGTTCCGTGAGCTGAACACCATTCCCGGCATCGAATGCACGTTGCCGGAGGGGGCGTTCTACATCTTCCCGTCGATCAAGGGATTGCTCGGTAAAACCTTTGGCGGCAAGGTGATGAAGGATTCGGCGGACATTGCCGAGTATCTGCTCAAGGATCACTACGTGGCCACCGTGCCGGGCGACGCTTTCGGCGCGCCGGAGAACCTGCGTCTCTCCTACGCCGCCTCCATCGAGGAGTTGGCCGAGGCGGTCAATCGCATGAGAAAAGCCTTCGCGTAA
- a CDS encoding PSP1 domain-containing protein has translation MSTVLCSCLLGDNARVRLKLSKMLEEQASGLYGGDLPESPVPVVEIEMKGCRREFYVGASGEELAIGTPVIVEADGGFDMGVIYSTGRIALRKLQLKGQTSELDKLPAIMRRATEEEVQEFAEIRKREPEIRAACLNRIERHRLEMKLVDIDLRLDQQKLSVYYTATHRVDFRGLVRDLAGEFKARIQMVQITTREEARRTNTQGSCGCALCCSTWMQKIHSNPFAEKPQMPDSMNGDNFSFNTIGLCNRPKCCLGFSKTNGKNGHGHGSCRQNGWPAVGTTFAVRDGNAVVEGVDQQKKSIWIRYVSTGQKRRISLDQYNNMAGRRQGGQA, from the coding sequence ATGAGTACGGTTCTATGCAGTTGCCTGCTCGGCGACAATGCCAGAGTCAGGCTGAAACTGTCGAAAATGCTGGAGGAGCAGGCTTCCGGCCTCTATGGCGGCGATCTTCCGGAAAGCCCTGTGCCGGTCGTTGAAATAGAGATGAAAGGGTGCCGCAGGGAGTTTTATGTCGGCGCGAGCGGCGAGGAGCTGGCCATCGGCACGCCGGTGATTGTCGAGGCGGATGGCGGCTTCGACATGGGCGTCATCTACTCCACGGGCCGCATCGCCCTCCGGAAGCTTCAGCTCAAGGGGCAGACGAGCGAGCTCGACAAGCTTCCGGCCATCATGCGGCGGGCCACCGAGGAGGAGGTGCAGGAGTTCGCCGAGATTCGCAAGCGAGAGCCGGAAATCAGGGCGGCATGTCTGAACAGGATCGAGCGTCACCGGCTCGAAATGAAGCTGGTCGATATCGATCTCCGTCTCGACCAGCAGAAGCTCTCGGTCTACTACACGGCCACGCACCGCGTCGATTTCCGGGGCCTCGTGCGGGACCTGGCGGGGGAGTTCAAGGCGCGGATCCAGATGGTGCAGATCACCACGCGCGAAGAGGCGCGGCGCACCAACACGCAGGGCTCCTGCGGCTGCGCGCTCTGCTGCTCCACCTGGATGCAGAAAATTCACTCTAATCCCTTCGCCGAAAAGCCCCAGATGCCGGACAGCATGAACGGCGACAACTTCTCGTTCAACACTATCGGCCTCTGCAACCGCCCGAAGTGCTGCCTCGGATTTTCAAAGACCAACGGTAAAAACGGGCACGGTCATGGCAGTTGCAGGCAGAACGGATGGCCAGCCGTCGGCACCACCTTCGCCGTCAGGGATGGCAACGCCGTGGTCGAAGGGGTCGATCAGCAGAAGAAAAGCATCTGGATACGCTACGTCAGTACCGGCCAGAAGCGGCGTATTTCGCTGGATCAGTACAACAACATGGCGGGCCGACGCCAGGGCGGACAGGCCTGA
- the coaD gene encoding pantetheine-phosphate adenylyltransferase, which produces MSRKAIYPGTFDPFTNGHLDVLERALNIFEHVDVVLAENSQKQTLFSVDERLDMVREVVRDIPNVNVDVLHDGLLADYARQAGANAIVRGVRQVKDFEYEFQMSLLNRHLYPEVTTVFLMPNVKYTYVASTIIREVSMLGGDVSKFVHPYVLDQLLRKRAERRTH; this is translated from the coding sequence ATGAGTAGGAAAGCCATCTATCCGGGAACCTTCGATCCCTTCACCAACGGCCATCTCGATGTGCTCGAACGTGCGCTGAACATCTTCGAACATGTCGATGTGGTGTTGGCCGAGAACAGCCAGAAACAGACCCTTTTTTCGGTCGATGAGCGGCTCGACATGGTCAGGGAGGTGGTTCGCGACATTCCGAACGTGAACGTTGATGTGCTGCATGACGGCCTGCTTGCCGACTACGCCCGTCAGGCGGGGGCCAACGCCATCGTCCGCGGCGTGCGGCAGGTGAAGGATTTCGAGTACGAGTTTCAGATGTCGCTCCTGAACCGCCACCTCTACCCGGAGGTGACGACGGTGTTTCTCATGCCGAATGTCAAGTACACCTATGTCGCCTCGACGATCATCCGCGAGGTGTCGATGCTTGGCGGCGACGTCAGCAAGTTCGTCCATCCCTACGTGCTCGACCAGCTTTTGCGAAAAAGGGCGGAGCGGCGGACGCACTGA
- the rsmD gene encoding 16S rRNA (guanine(966)-N(2))-methyltransferase RsmD, with amino-acid sequence MQVQAGRYRGRKIRHLPSRDIRPCSSRVKKSLFDTLAARLDFDGIEVLDLFAGFGNLGFEALSRGARSACFVEQNRQALETMKATAADIGAGASVRFVMADVTAFLKRQEGPFDLVFCDPPYRWEDYEHLIRSILDTGLLAPEGLLLMEHHASHDFSHSRGYLFHKDYGTTRVSFFTPEPGAHE; translated from the coding sequence GTGCAGGTTCAGGCGGGCAGGTACCGGGGGCGGAAAATACGGCATTTGCCCTCGCGTGACATCCGTCCGTGCAGCAGCCGGGTCAAGAAATCGCTCTTCGACACGCTGGCGGCGCGGCTCGACTTCGACGGCATCGAGGTGCTCGATCTCTTCGCCGGGTTCGGCAACCTCGGCTTCGAGGCGCTGAGCCGGGGAGCCCGGAGCGCCTGCTTCGTGGAACAGAACAGGCAGGCGCTCGAAACGATGAAAGCCACGGCGGCGGACATCGGCGCAGGCGCGTCGGTGCGCTTCGTCATGGCCGACGTCACGGCGTTTCTCAAGCGGCAGGAGGGGCCGTTCGACCTGGTTTTCTGCGATCCGCCCTACCGTTGGGAGGATTACGAGCACCTGATCCGCTCGATTCTCGATACCGGCCTGCTCGCCCCGGAGGGGCTGCTGCTCATGGAGCACCACGCGAGCCACGATTTTTCGCATTCGCGTGGCTATCTCTTCCACAAGGATTACGGTACGACGCGAGTCTCATTTTTTACACCAGAACCTGGAGCACATGAGTAG
- the metG gene encoding methionine--tRNA ligase has protein sequence MTHSYKRTLVTTALPYANGPVHLGHLAGVYLPADIYVRFKRLCGHDVIHIGGSDEHGVPITITADKEGISPQDVVDRYHKMNADAFAKCGISFDYYGRTSGPVHHQTAREFFAEIEKKGIFVRKTEKQFFDPVAGRFLSDRYVTGTCPACNAPGANGDQCEQCGTHLSPTELIDPKSKLSDATPELRETLHWYFPLGRFQKQLEDFVERHSGDWRPNVVNYSRTWLNQGLADRAITRDLAWGISLPLDSEEAKGKVLYVWFDAVLGYISFTKEWAEKQGDSELWRRYWQDPDTRIINFIGKDNVVFHTLMFPAILMAWNEGRSDGRYELADNVPASEFMNFEGRKFSKSRNYAVYLGEFLERFPADTLRYSIAMNYPENKDSDFSWSDFQNRTNGELADTLGNFIKRSIDFTNARFGGEVPAEIDLEAWDGLGIDWLASFGKLEAAYDGFHFREAATQAMEIARFANRYLTESEPWKVIKVDAEAAGLTIAVSLNLCHTLALLFWPIVPETANRIWKMLGFEGTIDDLVEPGKAVWRKALEPGLKKGHKLLGSSEILFSKIEEKDIEPEMKKIEALLAEAERREAAEKPAPMTFKPEITFDDFQKVDLRVATVIACEPVKKANKLLKLQLLVGSEQRQVLSGIAQHFTPEQMVGKNVVLVANLADRTMRGELSQGMILAVESADGRLFLLEPQGEKINGNSVS, from the coding sequence ATGACTCACAGCTATAAAAGAACTCTCGTTACCACCGCTCTTCCATACGCCAACGGCCCGGTGCACCTCGGCCACCTTGCCGGGGTCTATCTGCCCGCCGATATTTACGTCAGGTTCAAACGCCTCTGTGGCCATGATGTGATTCACATCGGCGGCTCGGACGAGCACGGCGTGCCGATTACCATCACCGCCGACAAGGAGGGAATTTCACCGCAGGATGTGGTGGATCGCTATCATAAAATGAACGCCGATGCCTTCGCCAAATGCGGCATCTCGTTCGATTACTACGGGCGCACCAGCGGGCCGGTGCATCACCAGACTGCGAGGGAGTTCTTCGCGGAGATCGAGAAGAAGGGGATTTTCGTCAGGAAAACCGAAAAGCAGTTCTTCGATCCGGTTGCCGGTCGCTTCCTCTCCGACCGTTACGTCACCGGCACCTGCCCGGCCTGCAACGCGCCCGGAGCGAACGGCGACCAGTGCGAGCAGTGCGGCACGCACCTCAGCCCGACCGAGCTGATCGACCCGAAGAGCAAACTCTCCGACGCCACGCCGGAGTTGCGCGAAACCCTGCACTGGTACTTCCCGCTCGGGCGTTTCCAGAAGCAGCTCGAAGATTTCGTCGAACGCCATAGCGGCGACTGGCGCCCGAACGTCGTCAACTATTCGCGCACCTGGCTCAACCAGGGACTCGCCGACCGCGCCATCACCCGCGATCTCGCCTGGGGCATCTCGCTGCCACTCGACTCCGAAGAGGCGAAGGGCAAGGTGCTTTACGTCTGGTTCGACGCCGTGCTCGGCTACATCTCCTTCACGAAGGAGTGGGCGGAGAAGCAGGGCGACTCAGAACTCTGGCGACGCTACTGGCAGGATCCCGACACGCGCATCATCAACTTCATCGGCAAGGACAACGTCGTGTTTCACACGCTGATGTTCCCGGCGATCCTGATGGCCTGGAACGAAGGGCGCAGCGATGGGCGCTACGAACTGGCCGACAACGTGCCCGCGTCGGAGTTCATGAACTTCGAGGGACGCAAGTTCTCAAAGTCGCGCAACTACGCGGTCTATCTCGGCGAGTTCCTCGAACGTTTCCCGGCGGACACGCTGCGCTACAGCATCGCGATGAACTACCCGGAGAACAAGGACAGCGATTTCAGCTGGAGCGATTTCCAGAACCGCACCAACGGCGAGCTGGCAGATACGCTGGGCAACTTCATCAAGCGCTCGATCGACTTCACCAACGCCCGCTTCGGCGGCGAGGTTCCGGCGGAGATCGATCTCGAAGCGTGGGACGGCCTCGGCATCGACTGGCTGGCGAGCTTCGGCAAGCTCGAAGCGGCCTACGACGGATTCCACTTCCGCGAAGCCGCGACGCAGGCGATGGAGATCGCCCGCTTCGCCAACCGCTACCTCACCGAGAGCGAACCGTGGAAGGTGATCAAGGTCGACGCCGAAGCGGCGGGCCTCACGATTGCCGTGTCGCTGAACCTCTGCCACACGCTCGCCCTGCTCTTCTGGCCGATTGTGCCAGAAACCGCGAACCGCATCTGGAAGATGCTCGGCTTCGAGGGCACGATTGATGACCTCGTCGAACCTGGCAAGGCGGTCTGGCGCAAGGCGCTCGAACCCGGCCTGAAGAAAGGTCACAAACTGCTCGGATCGTCCGAAATCCTCTTCTCGAAGATCGAAGAGAAAGACATCGAGCCGGAGATGAAGAAGATCGAGGCGTTGCTGGCCGAAGCGGAACGCCGCGAGGCCGCCGAAAAGCCTGCGCCGATGACCTTCAAGCCCGAGATCACCTTCGACGACTTCCAGAAGGTCGATCTGCGCGTGGCCACCGTGATTGCCTGCGAGCCGGTCAAGAAGGCCAACAAACTGCTCAAGCTGCAACTGCTGGTCGGCTCGGAACAGCGCCAGGTGCTTTCGGGCATCGCGCAGCACTTCACGCCCGAACAGATGGTTGGCAAGAACGTCGTGCTGGTGGCTAACCTCGCCGACCGCACGATGCGCGGCGAGCTGTCGCAGGGCATGATTCTCGCAGTCGAAAGCGCAGATGGCCGGCTCTTCCTGCTCGAACCGCAGGGCGAAAAAATAAATGGGAACTCTGTCAGTTGA